In a single window of the Deinococcus aetherius genome:
- a CDS encoding prepilin-type N-terminal cleavage/methylation domain-containing protein, with the protein MKNQKRTQGFTLIELLIVIAIIGILAAVLIPNLLSARNRANDSAVQSFVRNTVTAVEANRNSVTQALPTETNCATLQNVTAPAGLTSCAITYNTAADSYTIAAVSKTGKTFSYDGKQITGS; encoded by the coding sequence ATGAAGAACCAGAAGCGTACGCAGGGCTTTACTCTCATCGAGCTGCTCATCGTGATCGCCATCATCGGCATCCTGGCGGCGGTGCTCATCCCGAACCTGCTCAGCGCCCGCAACCGCGCCAACGACAGCGCCGTGCAGAGCTTCGTTCGCAACACCGTGACCGCCGTCGAGGCCAACCGTAACTCCGTGACCCAGGCTCTGCCGACCGAGACGAACTGCGCCACCCTCCAGAACGTCACGGCCCCCGCTGGCCTGACGAGCTGCGCTATTACCTACAACACCGCCGCCGACAGCTACACCATTGCTGCCGTCAGCAAGACGGGCAAGACCTTCAGCTACGACGGCAAGCAGATCACCGGCAGCTAA
- a CDS encoding DUF1802 family protein has product MTTFALKEWDTQCQALTSGRSALLIRKGGIMETHEGFEVEHRAFLLYPTFLHQNPAELRPEFTGLLRDDPELGKIVPPALAEVVAVYRVESLEQALALEPEQALTAGAIERRFHYRNRPWVHALLLRVRPLTAPLRLPETPEMLGCVSWVPLGNVTFEAGPPVLGETELEERRAALEDRLAVGARG; this is encoded by the coding sequence ATGACCACCTTCGCCCTCAAGGAATGGGATACCCAGTGTCAGGCGCTCACCTCCGGCCGCTCGGCCCTCCTGATCCGCAAGGGCGGCATCATGGAAACCCACGAGGGATTCGAGGTCGAACACCGCGCCTTCCTCCTCTACCCTACCTTCCTGCACCAGAACCCGGCCGAGTTGCGCCCCGAGTTCACGGGCCTGCTGCGGGATGACCCGGAGCTGGGAAAGATCGTGCCCCCCGCCCTCGCCGAGGTGGTGGCCGTCTACAGGGTCGAGTCGCTGGAGCAGGCGCTTGCCCTGGAGCCGGAGCAGGCGCTCACGGCGGGGGCCATCGAGCGGCGCTTCCATTACCGAAATCGCCCGTGGGTTCACGCGCTGCTGCTGCGGGTGCGCCCGCTCACCGCGCCACTGCGGCTCCCCGAGACGCCCGAGATGCTGGGCTGCGTGAGTTGGGTGCCGCTGGGAAACGTGACCTTCGAGGCGGGCCCCCCCGTGCTGGGCGAGACGGAGTTGGAGGAGAGGCGGGCGGCGTTGGAGGACCGGCTCGCCGTGGGCGCCCGGGGTTGA
- a CDS encoding NUDIX hydrolase: MTDDLKAATGGAGGQRRRRRRRNTRPGVSPAPGQIPSVTTVPVPAAPQKRGQKRSLAEPRIGVGCIVLRGDEILLVRERGRWSLPKGGLETGELVQEGARRETYEETGLVVELRDLAFIVEFQAQTWGHHLQFFYTGREVGGTLQPRDPDRDVQEARFVPIRQLREFIRFRPRLVALETWLRERRPRHFVFNLDKEPAMLRKRRRVGVGPAVPEIADDANDEPDL, from the coding sequence ATGACGGACGACCTGAAGGCGGCCACGGGCGGGGCGGGAGGGCAGCGGCGGCGCAGGCGCAGGCGGAACACGCGCCCCGGGGTGTCGCCCGCGCCCGGGCAGATTCCCTCCGTCACGACGGTGCCTGTTCCCGCCGCTCCGCAGAAGCGCGGGCAGAAACGGTCCCTCGCCGAGCCGCGCATCGGGGTGGGGTGCATCGTGCTGCGCGGGGACGAAATCCTGCTCGTGCGCGAGCGGGGGCGCTGGTCGCTGCCCAAGGGCGGCCTGGAGACGGGCGAACTCGTGCAGGAGGGGGCGCGGCGCGAGACCTACGAGGAGACGGGGCTCGTCGTGGAGCTGCGCGACCTCGCCTTCATCGTCGAGTTCCAGGCGCAGACGTGGGGTCACCACCTCCAGTTTTTCTACACGGGCCGGGAGGTCGGCGGCACGCTTCAGCCCCGCGACCCCGACCGAGACGTGCAGGAGGCCCGGTTCGTGCCCATCCGGCAACTGCGCGAATTTATCCGTTTCCGGCCCCGCCTCGTCGCGCTGGAAACGTGGCTGCGCGAGCGGCGGCCCCGGCACTTCGTCTTCAACCTCGACAAGGAGCCCGCCATGCTCCGCAAACGGCGCCGGGTCGGGGTAGGCCCCGCCGTGCCCGAGATCGCCGACGACGCGAACGACGAGCCCGACCTGTAG
- a CDS encoding prepilin-type N-terminal cleavage/methylation domain-containing protein, with protein sequence MNLGRSQRIARGFTLVELLITIAILGVLASVLIPNLMSARRHSNNGAAIAYLRHCITSIESARDAVNQKLPNVTSCEDSLLGEARLSRPSSVISTVIEINPGNDDYTVTVNSVTEKTFYHNGRTVVTGD encoded by the coding sequence ATGAACCTGGGACGATCACAACGAATAGCTCGCGGTTTCACCCTGGTAGAGCTCCTCATCACGATAGCCATTCTTGGTGTGCTCGCGAGCGTCCTCATCCCCAACTTAATGTCTGCCCGCCGCCATTCTAATAACGGCGCGGCAATCGCCTATCTACGGCATTGCATTACTTCCATAGAATCTGCGCGTGATGCAGTCAACCAGAAACTTCCTAATGTAACGAGTTGCGAAGATTCACTGTTAGGCGAGGCCCGCCTCTCACGTCCTAGCTCTGTAATCAGCACCGTAATTGAGATCAACCCGGGCAATGACGACTACACAGTTACAGTCAACAGCGTGACCGAGAAGACCTTTTATCACAACGGAAGAACGGTCGTTACCGGGGACTAA
- a CDS encoding O-antigen ligase family protein, with product MTQTQAHRPEGFTNTAPGLLLLALWVLPLLINPVVALSFDEVYLAPKVLWIYAALLPSALLVLWRYREALRNTRGLLILLAAWIGWLILSTLLNRAGWPGWWGTSDRADGMLMHLIYAVLLLAGFAWMRSNSEAPLLLGRTILLGGALLAVTSILQQVGLMGVPGEGAMAGVSATPYGGTLGNRGYMGGALALLLPVALATLAAQPRRGWHWLAVVLMTWGWAGSLTRGAWIAGALGLLWLLVWARPRPTFRTWAAVLFGVALSVVTVSVRGEGRAFNLSSDSNGTGQAIADSSGRRVLWQSALFGISKRPLFGWGTPALWQAMNERPVNELLEDTGQESPAKAEHPNPASMQAHHFVVTHLNVEREQTRNKPLASERQTGLRQDEPANVKRLNAAPTEAPRFLVIHPGGKRELVVLPINKVHNEYLDYALTYGLPAALLFTALVATALWSSRTFLPGISAGLLAYAAYLLTWPEIIRFAPLAWFMMGIALATQHKRRRDSRT from the coding sequence ATGACTCAGACGCAAGCCCACAGGCCAGAAGGTTTCACCAACACGGCACCCGGATTGCTCCTGCTGGCGCTCTGGGTGCTTCCTCTCCTGATCAACCCCGTCGTCGCCCTGTCCTTCGACGAGGTTTACCTAGCCCCCAAAGTCCTGTGGATCTACGCCGCCCTGCTGCCCTCCGCCCTGCTTGTCCTCTGGCGTTACCGGGAAGCGCTTCGTAATACTCGGGGTCTGCTCATCCTCCTGGCCGCCTGGATTGGCTGGCTCATTCTGTCCACACTCCTGAATCGCGCAGGCTGGCCCGGCTGGTGGGGCACCTCCGACCGGGCGGACGGCATGCTGATGCACCTGATCTACGCTGTGCTGCTGCTGGCAGGTTTTGCCTGGATGCGCTCGAACTCCGAGGCACCTCTCCTCTTGGGGCGGACAATCCTCCTCGGAGGGGCCCTGCTTGCCGTCACCAGCATCCTGCAACAGGTCGGACTGATGGGCGTGCCGGGAGAAGGGGCGATGGCGGGCGTGAGCGCCACACCCTACGGCGGCACCCTCGGTAACCGGGGCTACATGGGAGGGGCACTGGCCCTGCTGCTGCCCGTGGCTCTTGCCACCCTGGCGGCACAGCCTCGTCGCGGGTGGCATTGGCTGGCGGTGGTGTTGATGACCTGGGGTTGGGCGGGGTCGTTGACCCGAGGAGCCTGGATTGCAGGGGCCCTGGGGCTCCTCTGGTTGCTCGTGTGGGCCCGCCCCCGGCCTACTTTTCGGACGTGGGCGGCCGTCTTGTTTGGGGTTGCGTTGAGCGTCGTGACAGTTTCCGTTCGGGGTGAGGGGCGGGCTTTTAACCTGTCGAGCGACTCGAACGGAACCGGTCAGGCGATAGCGGACAGCAGTGGACGGCGCGTGCTGTGGCAGTCTGCCCTCTTTGGGATCTCCAAGCGCCCTCTCTTCGGTTGGGGCACTCCTGCCCTGTGGCAGGCCATGAACGAACGCCCGGTGAACGAGTTGCTGGAAGACACCGGTCAAGAAAGCCCCGCAAAGGCTGAACACCCGAACCCCGCTTCCATGCAAGCTCACCACTTCGTGGTGACGCACCTGAACGTTGAGCGCGAGCAGACCCGGAATAAACCCCTGGCGAGCGAGCGCCAGACGGGCCTCCGGCAGGATGAGCCCGCCAACGTCAAACGCCTGAACGCCGCACCTACGGAAGCTCCCCGCTTCTTAGTCATCCACCCGGGCGGCAAACGCGAGCTGGTGGTCCTTCCCATCAACAAGGTCCACAACGAGTACCTGGACTACGCCTTGACCTACGGTCTTCCTGCCGCCCTTCTGTTCACGGCCCTGGTGGCTACAGCCCTGTGGTCGAGCCGAACGTTTCTGCCCGGTATCTCCGCCGGTCTCCTCGCCTACGCTGCTTACCTGCTTACGTGGCCCGAGATCATCCGCTTCGCTCCTCTCGCCTGGTTCATGATGGGCATTGCTCTCGCCACCCAGCACAAGCGGCGGCGTGACTCTCGGACGTAA
- a CDS encoding SMI1/KNR4 family protein has product MLLDELQHLLALRNGFYALEGAVHLLPAAPSGLTLSFWNASETWRFAYEELTDGYFFFAQDVFGNPFALHQTGVVLFDAETGATELVAPTVAGWAEAVISNDYWSGWSLAQAWQSQYGSLLQDHRLVPTQPFVLGGAFDMGNLKAVPAVEGMRFRGHLATQLRDLPNGAKIQLTIT; this is encoded by the coding sequence ATGCTGCTTGACGAGCTTCAACACCTCCTCGCTCTTCGCAACGGCTTCTACGCCTTGGAAGGGGCTGTTCATCTTCTTCCCGCTGCACCTAGCGGCCTAACACTCAGCTTTTGGAATGCTTCGGAAACCTGGCGCTTCGCCTATGAGGAGCTAACCGACGGTTACTTCTTTTTCGCACAGGACGTCTTCGGCAACCCCTTCGCATTGCATCAGACGGGGGTTGTTCTGTTCGATGCCGAAACAGGTGCTACAGAGTTAGTCGCCCCCACTGTTGCTGGATGGGCTGAGGCTGTCATTAGCAACGATTACTGGAGTGGCTGGTCGCTGGCCCAAGCTTGGCAAAGTCAATACGGCTCTCTACTGCAAGATCACCGACTGGTGCCTACGCAACCCTTCGTGCTGGGTGGAGCTTTCGACATGGGCAATCTGAAAGCGGTGCCCGCAGTGGAAGGAATGCGTTTCCGAGGGCATCTGGCGACTCAACTCCGGGACTTACCCAATGGCGCAAAAATCCAATTGACGATAACCTGA
- a CDS encoding SDR family oxidoreductase yields the protein MTSASSFRAAPALDGQVIAVTSADQGYGRTISAALARAGASVVLVGGNSETLAAAASTLELAGGTAVPIKADVGVPLDWLSAQTRILEIFGALHGIVHLADKRAHTNFTMLSEAEWMELFNCNVKSSVGIAQIVRRRLGGTWLTIVGPHLDERGLQVHPQRGAIRGLVEHAQDEELRINLVLPGRASTGEEALDRPLADAVLALATPALLHLRGTVLEVPLPPAPRVRAPDPALLL from the coding sequence ATGACCTCCGCCTCCTCTTTCCGTGCCGCGCCCGCCCTGGACGGGCAGGTGATCGCCGTGACGAGCGCGGACCAGGGGTACGGCCGGACGATCAGCGCGGCGCTGGCGCGGGCTGGCGCGAGCGTGGTGCTCGTCGGGGGCAACAGCGAGACGCTGGCCGCCGCCGCGAGTACCCTGGAACTCGCAGGCGGGACCGCCGTGCCCATCAAGGCGGACGTGGGCGTGCCCCTCGACTGGCTGAGCGCGCAGACCCGCATCCTGGAGATCTTCGGGGCGCTGCACGGCATCGTTCACCTCGCCGACAAGCGGGCGCACACCAACTTCACGATGCTCAGCGAGGCCGAGTGGATGGAGCTCTTCAACTGCAACGTGAAGAGCAGCGTCGGGATAGCGCAGATCGTCCGTCGTCGCCTGGGTGGCACCTGGCTTACCATCGTCGGCCCGCACCTCGACGAGCGGGGATTACAGGTCCATCCCCAGCGGGGCGCGATCCGGGGACTGGTGGAACACGCCCAGGATGAGGAGTTGCGGATCAACCTCGTGCTGCCGGGGCGGGCGAGCACCGGGGAGGAGGCCCTCGACCGACCGCTGGCGGACGCTGTCCTCGCCCTCGCCACCCCGGCCCTGCTCCACCTGCGCGGCACCGTCCTGGAGGTGCCCCTGCCGCCCGCGCCCCGGGTGCGTGCTCCCGATCCCGCCCTGCTGCTGTGA
- the nrdR gene encoding transcriptional regulator NrdR — MRCPYCSAPDSKVVNSRPSDDGASIRRRRECLRCARRFTTYERAQLEPLMVVKRGGQREAFNPDKLLRGLTLATEKRPVPAELLRAFAYGFEDEVQVPEISSGEIGKRAMSFLRPLDDVAYIRFASVYRDFDSLERFIEEIRGLKDGGEG; from the coding sequence GTGAGGTGCCCGTATTGCTCGGCGCCCGACTCCAAGGTCGTGAACTCGCGCCCCAGCGACGACGGGGCGAGCATTCGCCGTCGCCGCGAGTGCCTGCGCTGCGCCCGGCGATTCACCACCTATGAGCGTGCCCAACTCGAACCCCTGATGGTCGTCAAGCGCGGCGGCCAGCGGGAAGCCTTCAACCCCGACAAGCTCCTGCGCGGCCTGACCCTCGCCACCGAGAAGCGCCCGGTGCCCGCCGAACTGCTCCGCGCCTTCGCCTACGGCTTCGAGGACGAGGTGCAGGTTCCCGAGATTTCGAGCGGCGAGATCGGCAAGCGCGCGATGAGCTTCCTGCGCCCCCTCGACGACGTGGCCTACATCCGCTTCGCCAGCGTGTACCGGGACTTCGACAGCCTGGAAAGATTTATCGAGGAGATTCGCGGGCTCAAGGACGGGGGAGAGGGTTAG
- the dnaB gene encoding replicative DNA helicase, giving the protein MMRGSSAGSRPGEWVEPRPQQIHSRHVPRVVHPGRGARRDVPERGFPLELTPRVPPHSNDAEISVLGSILLDNDTLAQLGDTVGPEMFYREGHRKIFAAMRTLQERGEPVDLVTLSEDLRVRGQLDEVGGLTYLIGLADQVPTAAYAEHYARIVQEKHTLRQLISASGKAMQLAYEAQLPLEDLLDRAEKLIFEVAEQKKAEGFQEMSEVVHDTFEYITLLHANKGIPDGVSSGFRDLDEQISGLQKGSLNVLAARPSMGKCVTADTLIDVPGTGERITVEDFVRRELPTVLSVTPDGTVRESRVGAWIDSGVKAVRRVTTRTGRVVETTPHHPFLGVDGWTPLYDLRVGDRIAAPRAVPVFGERDVLSAERVRLLAYLLAEGGLTQSSPRWTNADPTLVEDFRACLAAEFPKVEMHADARTGIDYRLSRKWQVGERKDCLNPLTDWLRELGMWGKHAEAKSFPGGVWTLTRDGLASFLRVLMSCDGTVYALAGKARIEFTVASEALARDVHHALVRFGIVSKLWRKGERAWRVEITEPRSVADYQTKIGWLGEKAARALPISPGTRSNVGHPPAGAWAHVRRAAGAQGMSLSALARAAGERTGGGFNAHTGGGLPQTRVARYAAVLGDPHLVLLGSDELYWDDIVSIEDVGERQVYDLTVPGDANFIAADICLHNTAFALSIAQNVALRGEKTVAVFSLEMPSVQLALRMLCSEARVDMNRIRSGQLNERDFERLAHAAGRLAEAPMVIDDEPDLTLNGLRSKLRRIAAQHGQLGLVVIDYLQLMSGGKNSGGSDNRQQEISTISRGLKGLARELEVPIMVLSQLSRAVEQRPNHRPMLSDLRESGAIEQDADIVMFIYRDEYYNKDTDQQGIAEIIIGKQRNGPVGTVKLQFHSAHVRFNDLAPEGV; this is encoded by the coding sequence ATGATGCGCGGCAGTTCAGCCGGGTCCAGACCGGGCGAATGGGTCGAGCCCCGACCCCAGCAAATTCATTCCCGGCACGTGCCGCGCGTCGTCCACCCTGGGCGAGGCGCCCGGCGTGACGTGCCTGAAAGAGGTTTCCCTTTGGAACTCACGCCGCGCGTTCCCCCGCACAGCAACGACGCCGAGATCAGCGTGCTGGGGAGCATCCTGCTCGATAACGATACGCTTGCGCAACTGGGCGACACGGTCGGCCCTGAGATGTTCTACCGGGAGGGTCACCGCAAGATCTTCGCGGCGATGCGCACGTTGCAGGAGCGGGGCGAGCCGGTCGATCTGGTGACCCTCAGCGAGGACCTGCGGGTGCGGGGGCAGCTCGACGAGGTGGGCGGGCTCACCTACCTGATCGGGCTGGCGGATCAGGTGCCCACCGCCGCCTACGCTGAGCACTACGCGCGGATCGTGCAGGAAAAACATACGCTGCGGCAGCTCATCAGCGCGTCGGGCAAGGCGATGCAACTCGCCTACGAGGCTCAGCTTCCCTTGGAGGACCTCCTCGACCGTGCCGAGAAACTGATCTTCGAGGTCGCCGAGCAGAAGAAGGCCGAGGGCTTCCAGGAGATGAGCGAGGTCGTCCACGACACCTTCGAGTACATCACCCTGCTGCACGCCAACAAGGGCATCCCCGACGGGGTGAGCAGCGGCTTTCGGGACCTCGACGAGCAGATCAGCGGCCTCCAGAAGGGGAGCCTGAACGTGCTGGCGGCGCGGCCCTCGATGGGCAAGTGCGTGACGGCGGACACCCTCATCGACGTGCCGGGGACCGGGGAGAGGATCACGGTCGAGGACTTCGTGCGGCGGGAGCTGCCCACGGTGCTCAGCGTGACCCCGGACGGGACCGTGCGCGAGTCGCGGGTGGGGGCCTGGATCGACAGCGGCGTGAAGGCGGTGCGCCGGGTGACGACCCGCACGGGCCGGGTGGTGGAGACGACGCCCCATCACCCCTTCCTGGGCGTGGACGGCTGGACCCCGCTGTACGACCTGCGGGTGGGGGACCGCATCGCGGCGCCGCGCGCCGTGCCTGTGTTCGGGGAACGGGACGTGCTGAGTGCCGAGCGCGTGCGCCTCCTCGCCTACCTGCTGGCGGAAGGGGGGCTGACGCAAAGCAGTCCAAGGTGGACGAATGCCGACCCCACCCTAGTCGAGGACTTCCGTGCCTGCCTCGCCGCCGAGTTCCCCAAGGTGGAGATGCACGCGGACGCGCGCACGGGCATCGACTATCGGCTCAGCCGGAAGTGGCAGGTGGGGGAACGCAAGGACTGTCTCAATCCCCTGACCGACTGGCTGCGCGAACTCGGGATGTGGGGGAAGCACGCGGAGGCGAAGAGCTTCCCGGGCGGGGTCTGGACGCTCACGCGGGACGGGCTCGCCTCCTTCCTGCGCGTTCTGATGAGTTGCGACGGTACGGTGTACGCCCTCGCCGGGAAGGCACGGATCGAGTTCACGGTGGCGAGTGAGGCGCTGGCACGGGACGTGCATCACGCGCTCGTGCGCTTCGGCATCGTGAGTAAGCTGTGGCGCAAGGGTGAACGCGCGTGGCGGGTGGAGATCACCGAGCCGCGCAGCGTGGCGGACTACCAGACGAAGATCGGGTGGCTGGGGGAGAAGGCGGCGCGGGCTCTCCCGATCAGCCCCGGCACGCGCAGCAACGTCGGCCATCCCCCCGCCGGGGCGTGGGCGCATGTGCGGCGGGCGGCAGGGGCACAGGGTATGAGTCTTTCGGCGCTCGCCCGCGCCGCCGGGGAGAGGACCGGGGGTGGCTTTAACGCCCATACGGGAGGCGGCCTTCCCCAGACCCGTGTCGCCCGTTACGCCGCCGTCCTGGGTGACCCCCACCTCGTCCTGCTGGGCAGCGACGAGCTGTACTGGGACGACATCGTCTCCATTGAGGACGTGGGCGAGCGGCAGGTGTACGACCTGACCGTGCCGGGAGACGCCAACTTCATCGCCGCCGACATCTGCCTGCACAACACGGCCTTCGCCCTCTCCATCGCCCAGAACGTCGCCCTGCGCGGCGAGAAGACGGTCGCGGTCTTCAGCCTGGAGATGCCGAGCGTGCAACTCGCCCTGCGGATGTTGTGCAGTGAAGCGCGCGTGGACATGAACCGCATCCGCAGCGGGCAGCTCAACGAGCGAGACTTCGAGCGGCTCGCGCACGCGGCGGGCCGCCTCGCCGAGGCCCCGATGGTCATCGACGACGAGCCGGACCTAACGCTCAACGGCCTCCGCAGCAAGCTCCGCCGTATCGCCGCGCAGCATGGGCAGCTCGGGCTCGTCGTCATCGACTACCTGCAACTCATGTCAGGCGGCAAGAACAGCGGTGGAAGTGACAACAGACAGCAGGAGATCAGCACTATCTCGCGTGGTTTGAAAGGACTGGCGCGTGAGCTGGAGGTGCCGATCATGGTTTTGAGTCAATTGAGCCGTGCGGTAGAGCAAAGGCCGAATCACAGACCGATGCTCTCCGATTTGAGGGAATCGGGCGCGATTGAACAGGACGCAGATATCGTTATGTTTATATACCGCGACGAATATTACAACAAGGACACTGATCAGCAGGGCATCGCCGAAATTATTATCGGCAAGCAGCGCAACGGTCCCGTCGGCACGGTGAAGTTGCAGTTCCACTCGGCCCATGTGCGCTTCAACGACCTCGCGCCGGAGGGCGTCTGA